A genome region from Cryptosporidium parvum Iowa II chromosome 8, whole genome shotgun sequence includes the following:
- a CDS encoding hypothetical protein (transcripts identified by EST), with protein sequence MYYQKPKHPFGGFSKYYLATATFLVVALWISSLFSANWQNYVYETKNMGYISFNLSLRGFTIKSRCNRTNYMWSPAMDQYSRNNGSKNFISPISLEEFVCSRFNYFNGKTFGEASAAVCSIDKYQFPNAQNACYNFRMLNIGSLTMIAGIIGCLVCVIFGFITFILSYKNLSIPLTYAYTTLFGCSNLIAMITLPIYYVNAGGSWIAINSFFSLVHFGYPQFTFKSPSVSDIQFFWGYSLAILAFLTSILLPLFGCYFASIASAYNEQLDKESKEYQKFIQKYNNIY encoded by the coding sequence ATGTACTACCAAAAACCTAAACACCCATTTGGAGGATTTagcaaatattatttggcAACTGCCACTTTTCTTGTTGTAGCTCTATGGATATCATCACTTTTTAGTGCTAATTGGCAAAATTATGTATATGAAACTAAAAATATGGGATATATTAGTTTTAACCTTTCTCTTAGAGGGTTTACTATTAAATCAAGATGTAATAGAACTAATTATATGTGGTCACCAGCTATGGATCAATATTCTCGAAATAACGGatcaaaaaatttcatttcaCCAATTAGTCTAGAAGAGTTTGTATGCAGTCGATTTAACTATTTTAATGGTAAAACTTTTGGAGAAGCTAGTGCTGCTGTATGTTCCATTGATAAATACCAATTTCCAAATGCTCAAAATGCGTGTTATAACTTTAGAATGCTTAATATTGGATCATTAACAATGATAGCGGGAATTATTGGCTGTCTTGTATGTGTAATCTTTGGATTTATTACATTCATCCTTTCTTATAAGAATTTATCTATTCCACTCACCTATGCTTATACCACCTTATTTGGGTGCTCAAATCTTATTGCAATGATTACTTTACCAATATATTATGTAAATGCTGGAGGATCTTGGATTGctattaattcattttttagTTTGGTACATTTTGGATATCCTCAATTTACATTTAAATCACCATCTGTATCTGATATTCAATTCTTTTGGGGATATTCACTTGCTATTCTTGCTTTTCTAACTTCCATTTTATTGCCACTATTTGGATGCTATTTTGCCTCAATAGCAAGTGCTTATAATGAACAGCTTGATAAAGAATCTAAAGAATATcagaaatttattcaaaaatataacAATATTTACTGA